From the genome of Winogradskyella forsetii, one region includes:
- a CDS encoding TIGR00725 family protein produces the protein MIKIGIIGPNKSVCGNDLYNFGENLGKVIAQKGRVFLNGGAGGFMEAVSKGVKSSKETFDGQTIGVLQGDSAEDANEFIDIAIPTGMGIARNMILINSSDIIIAAGGGAGTLSELAFAWQKKKIVLCVTEFGGWSKELAGKNLDHRLKDLLIPVKTIEDIEKYIKQM, from the coding sequence ATGATAAAGATTGGAATAATAGGGCCTAATAAATCGGTTTGTGGGAATGATTTGTATAATTTTGGAGAAAACCTAGGCAAAGTTATAGCGCAAAAAGGCCGTGTATTTTTAAATGGAGGCGCAGGTGGTTTTATGGAAGCTGTTAGTAAAGGAGTAAAATCATCTAAAGAAACTTTCGACGGGCAAACAATAGGTGTTCTGCAAGGAGACAGTGCTGAAGACGCTAATGAATTTATAGATATAGCCATACCAACAGGTATGGGAATAGCACGGAATATGATTTTAATAAATAGCTCGGATATTATTATCGCAGCAGGAGGAGGAGCAGGTACATTGTCCGAATTAGCTTTTGCATGGCAAAAAAAGAAAATAGTTTTATGTGTCACAGAATTTGGCGGCTGGTCTAAGGAATTAGCAGGAAAAAATCTAGATCATAGATTGAAAGATTTATTAATTCCCGTGAAGACGATTGAGGATATTGAAAAATATATTAAACAGATGTAA
- a CDS encoding glycosyltransferase: MVVFTVVVTHDRVKLLKRALKSIHNQVRKPNFVIVVSNSQQKNHLTEQQICEAYNVIWIKNERTNNYSGALNTGIEYFISNNDIVDTVYFSSLDDDDEWHIDYLDAVTSNTTNEDIVFANLIRQDSNIASLLKLPKQLDFHNFLYGNPGVGGSNTFVRLKTLLRAGGFDEAMVATVDRDVFVRLFQLKPTYRVLENHLVTLHVENTRQRLTNNFELKKESYRYFYYKYQHIMTSLDKQRFFSRAKRVFEFEEKDIVVSNINQQLGNRQDILFNDHKDFDFIVGFIAGDKKIAERIIDSIIQKTIRVDKLLIIDNLSFLDGFDDVKKKLVKSKIDFVIVHKADWETNLKLGYYGTYFKKFNKINSIPIGRTILQHHLFTESISFKNPVYWVIDDDITFSNTHGNNKGSKTDLFSIINNYKDDYDALIGSVSKDPPLPFLSSIRVQLVDLVYSLYSNNQEELDFNNLKELKDYYYDISDSHFTHVESPIYYGSNIEKDIVYIFSGKSVSRPVLQKKEINHSEVVSNRGPNTLIFNRDLLRFYPVVNLEVNDKFVRRGDLFWALLNQSVSNRKIAEHTFCVDQNRPIQNFRIEHELDKSANDIIGYAFNKAIIKTIDEIKQNTKPNRPKDIYERLNEAGFFNVFLVEYKKTIIKRKSRFLMNYYRIAGLLEILGKDYNFIGAYANQFTDLVLKKYFIDIIEVSKNEILLKQFIESLATTVWSYTDSIKRNIETTDSNKQKIKEAFELDTDLVLLGDGSEGIVFTDYTFVYKSFYSIKDYEWELLKNNKCVFSKCTLLESLELVENTNGNYIKYPYHPFKSMDYVEEDQLIYFLRFCKNNGLIFSNIKPVNFIVINDKDLKLIDYGRSFEPYTERKYINMIKRAFLMLNYPKMLDLEFRSLTAKINLGEIPLEIKGWENFMTKVINHKENKEIINSKELVK; encoded by the coding sequence ATGGTTGTTTTTACAGTTGTAGTTACTCATGATAGAGTAAAATTATTAAAAAGAGCACTCAAATCTATTCATAATCAAGTTCGGAAACCAAACTTCGTAATCGTAGTTTCTAATTCTCAACAAAAAAATCATCTTACAGAGCAACAGATATGTGAGGCTTATAATGTCATTTGGATTAAAAACGAAAGAACAAATAATTATTCAGGAGCTTTAAATACAGGTATAGAATATTTTATTAGCAATAACGATATTGTTGATACAGTTTATTTTTCATCACTTGACGATGATGATGAATGGCATATAGATTATCTAGATGCAGTGACTTCAAATACTACCAATGAGGATATTGTTTTTGCGAACCTCATCAGACAAGATTCAAACATAGCGTCTCTTTTAAAATTACCTAAGCAACTAGATTTTCATAATTTCTTATATGGCAATCCAGGCGTTGGTGGCTCTAATACTTTTGTAAGATTAAAAACACTATTGAGAGCAGGTGGTTTTGACGAAGCAATGGTAGCTACAGTAGATAGAGATGTATTTGTAAGGTTATTTCAGTTGAAGCCTACATATAGAGTTCTTGAAAACCATCTCGTAACATTACATGTTGAAAATACGCGTCAGCGCTTGACAAACAATTTTGAACTCAAAAAAGAGAGTTATAGGTATTTCTACTATAAATATCAGCATATTATGACTTCTCTAGATAAGCAACGTTTTTTTAGCAGAGCAAAAAGAGTATTTGAATTTGAAGAAAAAGATATTGTTGTTTCTAATATAAACCAGCAATTAGGCAATAGGCAAGATATACTATTTAATGATCATAAAGATTTTGACTTCATTGTAGGCTTTATCGCCGGAGATAAAAAAATCGCAGAAAGAATTATTGACTCTATTATACAAAAAACAATTAGAGTAGATAAACTTTTGATAATAGATAATCTATCATTTTTAGATGGGTTTGATGATGTAAAAAAAAAATTAGTCAAATCTAAAATAGACTTTGTAATTGTGCATAAAGCGGATTGGGAGACTAATTTAAAATTAGGCTATTATGGCACGTACTTTAAAAAGTTTAATAAAATAAACTCTATTCCTATTGGTCGCACAATACTTCAACATCATTTGTTTACAGAATCTATATCATTTAAAAATCCAGTGTATTGGGTTATAGATGATGATATTACTTTTTCTAATACACATGGGAATAATAAGGGTTCAAAAACAGATTTGTTTTCTATTATCAATAACTATAAAGATGATTATGATGCCTTAATAGGCAGTGTAAGTAAAGACCCACCATTACCTTTTTTATCATCTATTAGAGTGCAATTGGTAGATTTAGTTTACAGTTTGTATTCCAATAACCAAGAAGAGTTAGATTTTAATAATCTTAAAGAATTAAAGGATTATTATTATGATATTTCAGATTCGCATTTTACACATGTTGAATCACCTATTTACTATGGTTCCAATATAGAAAAAGATATCGTTTACATTTTTTCAGGTAAATCAGTTTCTAGGCCTGTTTTACAAAAAAAAGAGATTAATCATTCGGAAGTTGTTAGTAATCGAGGTCCTAATACCTTGATTTTTAATAGGGATTTGCTGCGATTTTATCCTGTGGTGAATTTAGAAGTAAATGATAAGTTTGTACGAAGAGGTGATTTGTTTTGGGCGCTTTTAAATCAATCAGTATCTAATAGAAAAATTGCGGAGCATACGTTTTGTGTTGATCAAAATAGACCTATTCAAAATTTTAGAATAGAGCACGAACTTGATAAATCGGCTAATGATATTATAGGTTATGCATTCAATAAGGCTATAATTAAAACAATTGATGAAATAAAACAGAACACGAAACCTAATAGACCAAAGGATATTTATGAAAGGTTAAATGAAGCTGGCTTTTTTAATGTTTTTTTAGTAGAATATAAAAAGACCATAATAAAAAGAAAGTCTCGTTTTTTAATGAACTATTATAGAATAGCTGGACTACTAGAAATATTAGGCAAAGATTATAATTTTATAGGGGCTTATGCTAATCAATTTACTGACCTAGTTTTAAAGAAATATTTTATCGATATTATTGAAGTTTCAAAAAACGAAATATTGTTAAAGCAATTTATAGAATCTTTAGCGACTACAGTATGGTCTTATACCGATTCAATTAAAAGAAATATAGAAACAACGGATAGTAATAAACAAAAAATTAAAGAGGCATTTGAGTTAGATACAGATTTAGTCTTGCTAGGAGATGGATCTGAAGGCATCGTTTTTACGGACTATACGTTTGTGTATAAATCATTTTATTCTATAAAAGATTATGAATGGGAACTGTTAAAAAACAATAAGTGTGTGTTTTCTAAATGTACTTTGTTAGAATCTTTAGAGCTTGTAGAAAATACAAATGGTAACTATATTAAATATCCTTATCATCCTTTTAAATCAATGGATTATGTAGAGGAAGATCAACTCATTTATTTTTTGAGATTCTGTAAAAATAATGGGCTTATATTTTCAAATATTAAACCTGTAAATTTTATTGTTATTAATGATAAGGATTTAAAGCTTATAGATTATGGTAGGTCATTTGAACCATATACAGAGCGTAAATATATAAACATGATTAAAAGAGCATTTTTAATGCTTAATTATCCTAAAATGTTAGATTTAGAATTTAGGAGTTTAACAGCAAAAATTAATTTAGGTGAAATCCCATTAGAAATTAAGGGTTGGGAGAATTTCATGACTAAAGTAATTAATCATAAAGAAAATAAGGAGATTATAAATTCAAAAGAGTTAGTTAAATGA
- a CDS encoding M20/M25/M40 family metallo-hydrolase, which produces MINTLKKFITIKTIANNREANLEGINLVKGLLEKIGFTISIEGDSPYNQPVIIAKYINVNSSKKVTLYNHYDVEKINKKEKWKTDPFVLTEIEGRYYARGIADNKGILICRIFAFLEMKEKGFEIPNILWIIQGEEEVAGKTPFEVIPKHIAEFGSKIYVEETGVGKGEIPVIFYLPVTKKQPSYLTELNNVIYNGDAIFDNRSLNKFTKCPFVSNIPEGGIYIGFGPNDGKCNIHRENESLDTIKLEKHKEVFTQFIQWINKAEI; this is translated from the coding sequence ATGATTAATACGTTAAAAAAGTTTATAACTATCAAGACGATTGCTAATAATAGAGAAGCAAACCTTGAAGGAATTAATTTAGTTAAAGGTTTATTAGAAAAAATAGGTTTTACAATATCGATAGAAGGCGATAGTCCTTATAATCAACCTGTAATAATAGCTAAGTATATTAATGTTAATTCGTCAAAAAAAGTAACATTGTATAATCATTATGACGTTGAAAAAATAAATAAAAAAGAAAAATGGAAAACAGACCCTTTTGTTCTAACTGAAATTGAAGGTCGGTACTATGCAAGAGGAATAGCAGATAATAAAGGTATACTTATATGCCGCATATTTGCCTTTTTGGAAATGAAAGAAAAAGGATTTGAAATACCAAATATATTGTGGATTATTCAAGGTGAAGAAGAGGTTGCAGGAAAAACACCTTTTGAAGTGATACCAAAACATATTGCCGAATTTGGTTCTAAAATATATGTTGAAGAAACAGGAGTTGGTAAAGGAGAAATACCAGTTATCTTTTATTTACCAGTGACTAAAAAACAGCCTTCTTACTTAACAGAATTAAACAATGTTATATATAACGGTGACGCTATTTTTGATAATAGGAGCTTAAATAAATTCACAAAATGTCCTTTTGTTTCTAATATACCAGAGGGTGGCATTTATATTGGTTTTGGTCCCAATGACGGTAAATGCAACATACATAGAGAAAATGAAAGTTTAGATACTATAAAATTAGAAAAACATAAAGAGGTGTTTACGCAATTTATACAATGGATTAATAAGGCTGAAATATAA
- a CDS encoding asparagine synthetase B family protein, producing the protein MCGIAALIGNHNSHAIHKCLRLLSHRGKDGSNIYQDNNIAIGFNRLAINDESEKGMQPFEFGDYIGVFNGEIFNFKSLAKENNISLVSECDTEIILPLFAKYGGEVIHLLDGFYSGLIYHKTTHNVYTVRDYIGKKPLFYGSSVSSKFIASELKCISEIENFEFVPKGFSIIDNNSISNNIKHQFLDKSPLDLKEIIIKAIEKRIPENRDIPVGVFLSGGIDSSIIASIVNTLTKNVIYYSLVDFESEDYKFVQELSVFLGIEEQLIMVSLPDPDELDQLIDQLVYQTESYNPSIISNGLATYLLSKSASKDGLKVILSGEGADELFCGYKISKDAEVTRNKSKTLINNLHFTELRRLDLASMAKTIEVRCPFLDKQVYEASLDLSIKQLTDKQVLRDLFMEELPKDIISRKKTAFDVGSGIRKLVVEHLCHNNELERQSLKKIWSKYYPERLFVEDYFHQYPVFDDAIDKRGIKHR; encoded by the coding sequence ATGTGCGGTATTGCTGCTTTAATAGGAAATCATAATTCCCACGCTATCCATAAATGTCTAAGGCTTTTAAGTCATAGAGGTAAAGATGGTTCTAATATATATCAGGATAATAATATAGCCATAGGTTTTAATCGTTTGGCAATTAACGATGAATCTGAAAAAGGAATGCAACCATTTGAGTTTGGAGACTATATTGGTGTATTTAACGGAGAGATTTTTAATTTTAAATCTTTGGCAAAAGAAAATAACATCTCATTAGTCTCTGAATGCGATACCGAAATTATTTTACCCTTATTTGCTAAATATGGAGGAGAAGTAATTCATCTTTTAGATGGGTTCTATTCAGGCTTAATATATCATAAAACAACTCATAATGTATATACAGTTAGGGATTATATTGGAAAAAAACCGCTCTTTTACGGTTCTAGTGTATCATCTAAATTTATTGCTAGTGAGTTAAAGTGTATTAGTGAAATAGAAAACTTTGAATTTGTTCCAAAGGGGTTTTCTATTATAGATAATAATTCAATTTCAAATAATATAAAGCATCAGTTTTTAGATAAATCACCATTAGATTTAAAAGAAATAATTATAAAGGCTATCGAAAAGAGGATTCCTGAAAACAGAGATATACCTGTTGGTGTTTTTTTAAGTGGTGGAATCGATAGTTCTATAATAGCATCAATTGTGAATACGTTAACTAAAAATGTGATTTATTATTCGCTCGTAGATTTTGAGAGTGAAGATTATAAATTTGTTCAAGAATTATCAGTTTTTTTAGGTATTGAAGAGCAATTAATAATGGTTTCATTGCCTGATCCAGATGAATTAGATCAGTTAATAGATCAGTTGGTTTATCAAACAGAAAGTTATAATCCGTCTATAATAAGTAATGGTTTAGCCACATATCTTTTATCTAAATCGGCTTCAAAAGATGGTTTAAAAGTGATATTATCAGGAGAAGGAGCAGATGAGCTATTTTGTGGTTATAAAATTTCTAAGGATGCAGAAGTAACTAGGAATAAAAGTAAAACTTTGATTAATAATTTACACTTTACTGAGTTAAGACGATTAGATTTGGCATCAATGGCTAAAACTATTGAAGTAAGGTGTCCTTTTTTAGATAAACAAGTTTATGAAGCTTCCTTAGATTTATCAATAAAGCAGCTAACAGATAAACAAGTATTGAGAGATTTGTTTATGGAAGAGTTACCAAAAGATATTATATCTCGTAAAAAAACTGCATTCGATGTTGGTTCAGGTATTAGAAAATTAGTAGTAGAGCATCTTTGTCATAATAATGAATTGGAGAGACAGTCTTTAAAAAAAATATGGTCTAAATATTATCCGGAAAGACTATTCGTAGAGGATTATTTCCATCAATACCCTGTTTTTGATGATGCAATAGACAAAAGAGGGATCAAACATAGATAA
- a CDS encoding arylamine N-acetyltransferase, translated as MSTIDKVESLLLDEFKTVPFHNLFMLNNIQNKQLSLGGTCSDKVLRFKEVLYKNYINSNLHSSFINGIECHRMLSVIIEDRKYYIDVGSGWPSVKLFPEFKEIEYSAYGMSFKTEIKDNEIVLYHKTKASCEYNRMMVIPKESKSQEDILLDIKNRFVDSSIYPFQDSFRFSIVKDQMFYFIKGFRLRVYSDNELNEYKLNKKEVLRFIKEKFNLLEQYSNVILK; from the coding sequence TTGAGTACCATCGATAAAGTAGAGTCATTATTATTAGACGAATTTAAAACGGTTCCGTTTCACAACCTGTTTATGTTAAATAATATTCAGAATAAACAATTGTCTTTAGGAGGCACTTGTTCTGATAAAGTTTTAAGGTTTAAGGAGGTATTATATAAAAATTATATTAATAGTAATCTACATTCGTCTTTTATTAATGGCATAGAATGTCATAGAATGCTTTCTGTTATTATCGAGGATAGAAAATACTATATAGATGTGGGTTCAGGTTGGCCATCAGTAAAACTATTTCCTGAGTTTAAAGAAATAGAATATTCTGCTTATGGTATGAGTTTTAAAACAGAAATAAAGGATAATGAAATTGTTTTATATCACAAAACTAAGGCTTCATGTGAGTATAATAGAATGATGGTGATACCTAAAGAATCTAAGTCTCAAGAAGATATTTTATTAGATATTAAAAATAGATTCGTCGATTCTTCAATTTATCCTTTTCAAGATAGTTTTAGGTTTTCAATAGTGAAGGATCAGATGTTTTATTTTATAAAAGGCTTTCGTTTAAGAGTTTATTCCGATAACGAATTGAACGAATATAAGCTAAATAAAAAAGAGGTTTTAAGATTTATAAAAGAAAAATTTAATCTTTTAGAACAGTATTCAAATGTTATACTGAAATAA
- a CDS encoding alkaline phosphatase PhoX gives MKQIIKLFLLAFIITASGALVVSCDVEDGKDGIDGVDGSDGSDGSDGEDGEDGEDGSDASVYLTASKTPTLLKVTDQFVNLRISTLLTSEDIIPNTPNFIYGSMADGAGLINNGDNTFTLINNIEADYSIARILLNENLRPYNGEYILNATATAETAMCSGTLVTPEEHGFGPLYLSGGEWGGASKGVFVVDPTKSANDASVGETLAALGQWSTENAVPIGKDAYPDKTVVFIGDDHADNSVPSGQLGMYVGNRGDLYGGQLYGLKVTTAGIDFEMDMVEGTSYSAEFVELEETEINALDAEAKTKGVMGFSRLEDIDWRRGSAANQRELYFCVTGRISAGLAGKGSALGRIYKVTLNETDPTGPATITCVLDGDIVGGVAEGFHSPDNILVTENYAYIQEDPNGYLDTSINGYAKLYQYNLNTGELKTVLEADQARAENLGYGSTSSTWEITGMIDVTDVVNNGENTFLVMTQNHGWNPADGTSFTDPLANPNVSNAKEGSMLYVIKGLDR, from the coding sequence ATGAAACAAATTATTAAATTATTTTTATTAGCATTTATTATTACAGCATCAGGCGCACTTGTAGTGAGCTGTGACGTTGAAGATGGAAAGGACGGCATCGATGGTGTTGACGGATCGGATGGTTCTGACGGCTCGGATGGAGAAGATGGAGAAGATGGAGAGGATGGAAGCGATGCTTCTGTGTATTTAACGGCCTCTAAGACGCCTACCTTATTAAAGGTAACCGATCAGTTTGTTAACCTTAGAATTTCTACACTTTTAACTTCAGAAGATATCATTCCAAATACCCCTAATTTTATTTATGGGTCTATGGCAGATGGTGCCGGATTAATTAATAACGGAGATAACACCTTTACTTTAATTAATAATATTGAAGCCGATTATTCTATTGCAAGAATTTTGTTAAACGAAAACTTAAGACCATATAATGGTGAGTATATATTAAATGCTACAGCAACTGCAGAAACGGCTATGTGTTCTGGTACTTTGGTAACGCCAGAAGAACATGGCTTTGGACCCTTATACCTTTCTGGCGGAGAATGGGGTGGTGCTTCAAAAGGGGTGTTTGTAGTAGATCCTACTAAAAGTGCTAATGACGCTAGTGTAGGGGAAACGTTGGCAGCTTTAGGACAATGGTCTACAGAAAATGCTGTTCCGATTGGAAAAGATGCCTACCCAGATAAAACGGTTGTTTTTATTGGAGATGATCATGCAGATAACTCCGTACCTTCTGGTCAATTAGGAATGTATGTTGGTAACCGTGGAGATTTATATGGTGGTCAATTATATGGATTAAAAGTGACAACTGCAGGTATCGATTTTGAAATGGATATGGTAGAAGGCACATCATATAGTGCAGAATTTGTAGAATTAGAAGAAACAGAAATTAATGCTCTTGATGCTGAGGCAAAAACCAAAGGTGTTATGGGATTCTCTAGATTAGAAGATATTGATTGGAGAAGAGGTTCTGCAGCGAACCAAAGAGAACTATATTTTTGTGTTACCGGTCGTATCTCTGCTGGTTTAGCAGGAAAAGGATCTGCTTTAGGTCGTATTTACAAGGTAACATTGAATGAAACCGACCCAACAGGACCTGCAACCATTACTTGTGTATTAGATGGTGATATTGTAGGTGGTGTTGCAGAAGGATTCCATTCGCCAGATAATATTTTAGTGACTGAAAACTACGCTTACATTCAAGAAGATCCTAATGGATACTTAGATACATCAATCAACGGTTATGCTAAGCTTTACCAGTATAACTTAAATACAGGGGAATTAAAAACAGTATTAGAAGCAGACCAAGCTAGAGCTGAAAATTTAGGATATGGTTCAACGTCTAGTACTTGGGAAATTACAGGTATGATTGATGTCACTGATGTTGTAAATAATGGAGAAAACACATTTTTAGTAATGACACAAAATCATGGCTGGAACCCTGCTGATGGAACCTCTTTTACAGATCCATTAGCTAATCCTAACGTATCTAATGCTAAAGAAGGTTCAATGCTTTATGTTATTAAAGGTTTAGATAGATAA
- a CDS encoding cytochrome-c peroxidase, translated as MKAKTYTVCICLLLLSTASCKKQTETVNIDDTDKKIALYYNSELERCITFLDSISMSNNTGERIAYYKKARRHFKAMEPVLASIDKNNYKSLNAPNILQVQEEDLTDVKIRNPFGFQVIEELLHEEEGDEGALLNALTITSDRLKLIQRNTHIKLKDYHLIWLIRDQIMRTAATGITGFDSPVLGQALTESQYTTQTLIALIDICKDKFSSKAIYDDLRSSFKDGIAALDSDFDTFDRFDFIKNYTDPQLKLVLKTQEDWNVSFPFEMAISNNTSSFFGANTVNVLYFSDYKSDTLYLKQKEDFGKALFNDRTLSRHHDMACASCHIKDKAFTDGRKTFDARQVRNSPTLTYSAYQQSFFMDGRAGSLEGQIVGVAENHDEFNLPMDSIVRRVLNNPTYKAAIDSLYGNKRIDFNIRHAIASYVRSLNGFNSKFDKNIEGIESSLTAAEKRGFNLFMGKAACATCHFPPLFNGTVPPNYNDTEVELLGVPATNDTINASISSDLGRYNVFGTNQRKHFFKTPTVRNSNVTGPYMHNGVYMTLEEVVDFYNRGGGKGIGIHEEYQTLPFDELNLTMAEQESIVAFMKTLTDADFIDK; from the coding sequence ATGAAAGCTAAGACATATACAGTTTGTATATGTCTTTTGCTTTTAAGTACGGCGTCGTGTAAAAAGCAGACGGAAACGGTAAACATAGACGATACGGATAAGAAAATAGCCTTGTATTATAATTCAGAGTTAGAGCGTTGTATTACGTTTTTAGATTCTATCTCTATGTCAAATAATACAGGGGAGCGTATTGCTTATTATAAAAAAGCGCGTCGACATTTTAAAGCGATGGAGCCTGTTTTGGCATCGATAGATAAGAATAATTATAAATCTCTAAATGCCCCAAATATTCTACAAGTTCAGGAAGAGGATTTAACCGATGTAAAAATCAGGAATCCATTTGGTTTTCAGGTCATTGAAGAGTTGTTGCATGAAGAAGAAGGAGATGAAGGGGCATTACTTAATGCGTTAACAATTACGTCTGATCGACTGAAGTTGATACAGCGTAATACACATATTAAATTAAAAGATTATCATCTTATTTGGTTAATTAGAGATCAAATTATGAGAACTGCAGCTACAGGTATTACAGGATTTGATTCACCTGTTTTAGGACAGGCATTGACCGAAAGTCAGTATACAACCCAAACGCTTATAGCGTTGATAGATATTTGTAAGGATAAGTTTAGCTCTAAAGCTATTTATGATGACTTGAGGAGCTCCTTTAAAGACGGGATTGCTGCTCTTGATTCTGATTTTGATACTTTTGATCGCTTTGATTTTATAAAAAATTATACCGATCCCCAATTAAAATTAGTACTGAAAACTCAGGAGGATTGGAATGTTTCGTTTCCATTTGAAATGGCTATTTCTAATAATACGTCATCTTTTTTTGGTGCCAATACGGTGAATGTGCTATATTTTTCAGACTATAAGAGCGATACCCTTTACTTAAAACAAAAGGAGGACTTTGGAAAGGCACTTTTTAATGACCGTACACTATCGAGACATCATGATATGGCTTGTGCCAGTTGTCATATTAAAGATAAGGCGTTTACAGATGGTAGAAAGACCTTTGATGCCCGACAAGTAAGAAATTCACCAACACTTACCTACAGTGCTTATCAACAATCGTTTTTTATGGATGGACGTGCAGGGAGTTTAGAAGGGCAAATTGTAGGTGTCGCCGAAAATCATGATGAATTTAATTTACCTATGGATTCTATAGTGCGTCGGGTATTAAATAATCCAACATACAAAGCGGCAATAGATAGTTTGTATGGCAACAAACGTATTGATTTTAATATCAGACATGCTATTGCGAGTTATGTGCGCAGTTTAAATGGTTTTAATTCTAAATTTGATAAGAATATAGAAGGTATCGAATCTTCTTTAACAGCAGCAGAAAAGCGAGGGTTTAACCTGTTTATGGGTAAAGCTGCTTGTGCAACCTGTCATTTTCCACCATTGTTTAATGGTACGGTTCCACCTAATTATAATGATACAGAGGTAGAATTGCTTGGTGTACCAGCAACAAACGATACTATTAACGCTAGTATTAGTAGTGACTTAGGGCGTTATAATGTGTTTGGTACCAATCAGAGAAAGCACTTTTTTAAAACACCAACGGTAAGGAATAGTAATGTAACAGGACCTTATATGCATAATGGAGTTTACATGACTTTGGAAGAAGTGGTTGATTTCTATAATCGTGGAGGAGGAAAAGGTATTGGGATTCACGAAGAATATCAAACTTTACCTTTTGATGAATTAAACCTAACCATGGCGGAACAAGAAAGCATTGTCGCATTTATGAAAACCTTAACCGATGCTGATTTTATAGACAAATAA
- a CDS encoding helix-turn-helix domain-containing protein: MHSQQLVETIKARREMLNVTQEMLAALSGVGLRTLKQFESGKGNPTLDTLQKLGDALGMEITFTVKEASTK; the protein is encoded by the coding sequence ATGCACTCGCAACAATTAGTGGAAACCATAAAAGCACGTAGAGAGATGCTTAATGTTACCCAAGAAATGCTGGCAGCGCTTTCTGGCGTTGGGTTGCGTACCCTTAAACAATTTGAAAGTGGTAAAGGCAATCCTACCTTAGACACCTTACAGAAATTAGGTGATGCTTTAGGTATGGAAATTACGTTTACAGTAAAAGAAGCAAGTACTAAATAA
- a CDS encoding HipA N-terminal domain-containing protein: protein MRQAEVLYKKEVAGLLTQLNDGSFVFTYKDHWFNNADKPAISLTLPKTQQKYTSTYLFPFFYNMLPEGSNKQTVCFENRIDTKDHFGILMTTAQHDTIGAITIKK, encoded by the coding sequence ATGAGGCAAGCTGAAGTGTTATACAAAAAGGAAGTTGCTGGCTTATTAACGCAACTAAACGATGGTAGTTTTGTGTTTACCTATAAAGACCATTGGTTTAACAATGCAGATAAACCAGCCATTAGTTTAACCTTGCCTAAAACACAACAAAAATATACCTCTACATATCTATTTCCTTTTTTTTATAATATGTTACCAGAAGGCTCTAACAAACAAACTGTTTGTTTTGAGAATAGAATAGACACTAAAGACCATTTTGGGATTTTAATGACCACTGCACAACACGATACCATAGGAGCTATAACCATTAAAAAGTAA